One Nerophis ophidion isolate RoL-2023_Sa linkage group LG23, RoL_Noph_v1.0, whole genome shotgun sequence genomic window carries:
- the gh1 gene encoding somatotropin: MDRMILFLSCVSLGVVSSQPITDSQRLFSIAVSRVQHLHLLAQRLFSDFESSLQMEEQRQLNKIFLQDFCNSDYIISPIDKHETQRSSVLKLLSISYRLVESWEFPSRSLSAAPVPRNQISSKLSELKMGILLLIRANQDGAEMSSDSAGLQLAPYGNYYQSAGDDESLRRMYELLACFKKDMHKVETYLTVAKCRLSPEANCTL, from the exons TGATTCTCTTCCTGTCATGTGTGTCTCTGGGCGTGGTCTCCTCTCAGCCAATCACAGACAGCCAGCGTCTTTTCTCCATCGCTGTGAGCCGCGTGCAACACCTCCACCTGCTGGCCCAGAGACTCTTCTCCGACTTT GAGAGTTCACTGCAGATGGAGGAACAACGCCAACTCAATAAAATCTTCCTGCAGGACTTCTGCAACTCGGACTACATCATCAGTCCTATCGACAAGCACGAAACACAACGCAGCTCG GTCTTGAAGCTGCTGTCCATCTCCTATCGACTGGTGGAATCCTGGGAGTTTCCCAGCCGTTCCCTCTCTGCTGCTCCTGTTCCCAGAAATCAGATCTCTTCAAAACTTTCAGAACTGAAGATGGGAATCCTGCTGCTGATCAGG GCCAACCAGGACGGAGCCGAGATGTCGTCTGACAGCGCCGGCCTCCAACTGGCGCCGTATGGCAATTACTACCAAAGTGCGGGGGATGACGAGTCCTTGAGACGGATGTACGAGCTGCTGGCGTGCTTCAAGAAGGACATGCACAAG GTGGAGACTTACCTGACTGTGGCCAAATGTCGACTCTCACCAGAGGCCAACTGCACCCTGTAG